Part of the Candidatus Binataceae bacterium genome, GCGATCCGATTTCCATGCTCGAGCATAAGCTGATGGAGCAAAAGATCCTGACCGAGGCGCTAAAGCAGCAGGCCGAGGCCGACGCGAAGACGCAGATCGATCGCGCCGTCGAGTTCATGCAGAAGCAGCCCTTCCCCAAGCCCGAGACCGCCCTCGAAGACCTTTACGCCTAGGCACGGAGCGCGACGATGCGAACAATCACATACGCACAGGGAATCAAGGAAGCGATCGAAGAGGAGATGCGCCGCGACCAGACGGTGATCCTCTACGGCGAGGACGTTGCGAACTTCGGCGGTATCTTCCGCATCACGGCGGGCCTCAAGGAGCAGTTCGGCGACGAGCGCGTGTTCGACACTCCTATCTCGGAGAACGCGTTCGTCGGCGCCGGGGTGGGCGCTGCGCTCACGGGCCTCAGGCCAATCGTCGAGCTGCAGTTCGCTGACTTCCTGTTTACCGCCGGCGACGAGATCGTGCTCAAAGCCGGGATGTGGCGCTATGGGCACGGCGGCGCGTACAAGGTGCCGCTGGTAGTGCGATGCCCGTCGGGCGCGGCAGGAGTCGGTCCCGAGCACGGCCAGTGCCCCGAGGCATTCTTCATGCACGCGCCTGGTCTCAGGATCGTCACGCCCTCGACACCGGCCGACGCGAAGGGTCTGCTGAAGGCCGCGATTCGCGATGACAATCCCGTGCTTTACTTCGAACACAAGCTGCTCTACGCGACCAAGGGCGAGATTCCCGACGATCCCGATTACATCGTGCCGCTCGGCAAGGCTGCGATTCGGCGCGAAGGCGATGCGCTCACGCTCGTTGCGTACTCTGCGATGGTGCCGAAAGCGCTTGCGGCGGCGGAGCGCCTGG contains:
- a CDS encoding alpha-ketoacid dehydrogenase subunit beta, producing MRTITYAQGIKEAIEEEMRRDQTVILYGEDVANFGGIFRITAGLKEQFGDERVFDTPISENAFVGAGVGAALTGLRPIVELQFADFLFTAGDEIVLKAGMWRYGHGGAYKVPLVVRCPSGAAGVGPEHGQCPEAFFMHAPGLRIVTPSTPADAKGLLKAAIRDDNPVLYFEHKLLYATKGEIPDDPDYIVPLGKAAIRREGDALTLVAYSAMVPKALAAAERLAREGHEVEVIDPRSLNPFDRPAIIESVKKTGKIVVAEETYKTLGVGAEIGAMLLEEALEYLDRPLKRVAMPDVPVPTSTVLEKFVIPSEEKIYAACRELLS